TTCCCACTACCCAAAGAGAAAACGCAACTCCATTTTCCAGGGCCTGAATGAGAGGAAAATGGAGCCGGTGAGGTCTCTCGCTGACGAACGACAACcacaagcaacagcaacgaAGAGCAAGCCTCCACGTCTGAGCACCGGAAGTGTCAAAGGCGTCACCATTGGATATTGGAGAGACTCAGAGGCTCCCACTGTGGATCTTAAACATGCTGTCATTGGTTTCATCGATGTTCGCGAGCGATTACGGACCCGTATCCAGCCCACCACATTATCTGGAGAAACAATATCAGACGAATATCCTTTGCCACCGGGACCTGGCGGAAGTTGGGTAACCTTTGACAAGATTGTGTTTTTGGATCATCTTGTGGGCTTAGACCAGCTACAGGTCAAGGAGTATGTCAAGATCCGTGCCGAAGCAACTGGGACAGACGAGCTTGAGGGGGAGAGAATTgctgccgagaaggctgccgTTAAAGAAGCAGTTCGTCGGGCCAATCTCAACTCCACTGCTGAGCACGGCACAAATCTTCCTCAGCTCGCTTATGGTGTTGATCTTCCCGAACACTTGCAACAGAATCGCGATGCTaaaaggaggaggacgagcGGAGGGTTTGCGCCAGCCAACCCTCCTCCCTCAAATGGCCCTGTCATCGAACACACTCCCATTCAGCCAGCCCCCGGTGGCCCGCAACCTTTGCGGCATACTGTTGATCCCCTGCCCGGCACCAGGCCTACTAGAATTCTTATTGGGCATTGGGCAAAGTCTAACTCGCCGGACCCCCGTGATCGCCATGCAGTGTACGGGATCTTGGGACAGAATGACATGTTCCGCGTTAAGTTGGTACGAGAGACGCGCGACGGACGTTTCGTTGAAGGAAACTTTCCCGCTGGGGCTGGTGCACTCTGGATTGCATACGAGGAAGTTGCATTTGAGCCACACTTGAAAAACCTTGCACGGaacgagatcaaggaatATTGCCGTGTTCGGCAGTACCAGATAGATAtgggagagaaagaaggggaCCGAACTTCAAACGAGACCAAGGCTGTTTATGAGGCACAGGCAAGGGCTGCGGGGACGAATTACAAGGCGCCTGCCCCATTGTCTATTGCACCCGCTCTACCCCGTCTTCCAGGCGATTATGGAGAAGAATCTGATCAGACAGGGCGAATGGGATATGGTGGCCATGAGTTGCGTCAGAGTCGCCGCGTCGAGGCCGCCAGAGCCGAAGCACGCCAGTCATACATAGATATCGACACTCCCCCTCAGCCTGCGCCAGCTCCTCGCCAAAGCACGAGTAGAACATCGTTGAACAACAATGCGATCGAAAGAACATCCGCTCTAGCGGAGCGTGAGATTGCACGCGTCGAGCTCGCTCAGGATCGCGCTCATATGCAAGCAGTGAATCGTGAACGGGCAGCAGCCGCGGCCGCTCAGGCAGCCcaagcagctgcagcaaACATCCCCGGTATAGCTGTTAATGGACGGCAACAATTACACGAGCGGGACGAAATGCAACGTCTTAATAAGGTCTGGGCACGTCAGGAAAGCCTCCGACTGAGAACGAATGCCGAAGACGCAAAGATGTATGCCGGGGTGAAATATGAACGCAAGACGCAAGGCCCATTTACCGGGAAACTCGTTTCACAAGGCACCATTATCAATATTGACGGCGAGGACTACATCGAGTACCGTGTTCTCGCTAAGCCATCATTCTTCTAGAATGATGATTGAGGCATATGAACACTAGGAAGCACCCATCATATTGGACCAAGCGCTtagaagcagaaacaaagcCCAATACATCACCAGCTCACATTACCTTTAATATTTACCTACACATCACCTGCAGCAAAACGCCTTTGTGTCAGGTTCAACTTCCGTATACGGTGGGAAAGGAGAAGACTTTTGACAAGATGTTGAATTTTGAGCAAGACAGAAGTCTGGGGGGATCTACAAAAAAGGACTCGGCCCACTTGCACTAGaatggctgttgatgctaACATTTTATCTTGTTTTACTTTTCTTTTGTTGTTTTATACCTGATGGTTGTGTTTCGTCGTACTATAGCTCAAGGCTGGGAGGTGGGATGGATGTGTCTAGCAGATTAGACTCCGCGGAAACGGAAAGGACGGTGTTTGGGGTCGGTGTGCCGCAGAATTATACCCGGTATGGGCAGACGGTATTTCATTGCTCTTGTATGAACTAGACATACTTTTTCATTATTAATTGATGCTCTGGAAGCATATACTGGACCGAACTTAACACCGTGACCGCTATGCCCAGCCTATTTGTGTTAAACAGCCACCGAAATAGTTACAAATCAGCTTCAGAAGGCGATATCTCGTTTTGAGATGCAGCCGAGCGACTATAAGACGACGAAGTTGGTACTGCAGCACTGGAGTATATACTATTGTAACGTAACCGACTTGGGTCTTCCGGTGGATGACAGTGACATGTACTGCAACGCGTTTATATACTTGAGTTATTCATTATGGTACGTGCTTACAGATTGGAGCCATGATACGAATTTATGTATATTCAATGAGGATGGCTTACTCAATATGTATAATCATGTTGGTGCGTCGCAGTGCGTATGTGGGATATATACTAAAATTTGTGGTCAGTCTTGCATCAAATCTTCTCAAGCCGTCATCGTATAGGGGTCAGTACATCAGTTTGTGGCTCTTCGAAGCACTGAAAACGCAAGTTCGAGTCTTGCTGACGGCAAAAGAATTATCTTTTGCAATTTTTTGCAATTATGATTCATGCACTCTTTTATATGCTTGGAGTTTATTTTGCATTTTGTGATAGGCGCTGTTATTAATCCACGATGGTTCTTGACTGCTACACAATCGTATAAACGTAAACGTCATGATATATAGGATGTTTTACGGCTTGCGATTTATCCGTTGGGCTTAGTTAAAAAGCTGTTTGTCAGATCCTCAATAGAGATCAACTCTTCCTTCCTTCACCTTGCACAGTCTGATGATCGGCCTCCGGAAAGATATCGGTCCTTTGCGCGGCCTGTAACACATCACGAAGGAGATGACTCCCTTTGCGGAAATATACTCGAATGTGTAATCCGCTATCTCGGAGAATCTACAGTTGCCAAGAGTGACGGACTAGGACAGAGTCACGAGAGAAAGATGCACTCGGAGTAATCTCACTTGGTGTAATGTGATGACCAGAAGAGCAACGAGTAAGAGGCTATAGCCGGCTGGTCATCACATACACGGATGATGACTCTCCCGAAGAGCCTATATCGTCATGACGTCGACGAGTCCCGTCGGGATGGTATGGCCTACTTACTGTATGCTTGCTCTTTAGCAGGCAGCGCAGCGAGTGGTTCGCTGATATTTGTGCAAGGCAAGGGTTTATCAGCTCTTCAGGAGAGCCAACGCCAAATACGAGGTTCAGACTCGGCCAATCGAGTATATCACAGAGACAGAAGTTTCTATTTGGGGCGAGTGCCCAGACTCGAGAAACTCCCACGTGAGTAGGACTCATTTCATGCGGTGAGAGGTCGATGGCGTTCGTCCCTTGTGCATACATAACCCCTGCTGCAGAGGTTCTGTTTCACAATATGAGGGTGAGTAGAGCAGAGCACGTTGTATGTAGTCTATGTAGTAGACCCTAATTCGCTGTGCCGAGAGTCAGCCTCGACTCAGCTCAGAGTTGTGCACTAGATACCTAGACAGACACGGTACAGCACAGTAGTAATGTCTCGTCTTCACCGCAAAAGCGAGGTGCATATTTTGGAACAATTGTTATGCAGAGTTGAATCATGTGTCTCTGATTGTGTCAACGTCTACCAGTAGCAATAGTAGCAGCAGGATCAAAAATGCGGAGGGTAGATGATCTACTGCAAGATACCGTCTTATAGACATGAGATTgagagaaaaaaacaaaCTTCAAACGGGGGACCCCTTcttaaaaaagaaaaaaagtgGCAATCTGCAGTGCATTTCAGCTCTTCCACCACGCGGGAAAACATGGCTTCAGTGGGGGTGGGAGGGTCTTGTGTAACCATCAGCAAACGATGAACGCGCAACTGAGGGAGAACTCAACTCAATTCgaacgagagaagaggatagATACATATACAAGGACACTATCGTATGTACATATCCTTTGCATGGCCTTCTACTCGAAACCTCGACAAGAATAGCCGCTGGCCTTTCAGAGAAAATATCTAGGATATACCCTCACTCTAGGTATTGTATTAGTGAAAACACATTCAGCGTAATTGGTTACCCAGAATGCAACATCCTTGTCGAATACTCGCTTGGCCTGCCAAACAACGACCGTTTATGCCATTGCAACACACAGCGCAGCTGAAgtatctctctctctctctctctctccgGCTACTGTTCCCCTGTAAACACCGTCCTCTTCTGTaatgtcatgtcatgtccTACACCAACAAACATCGGCTTCTAGACTTTCCGTCCCtttcccatccatccatcgtGGCAGCCACAACTAGACAACCCTGCTAAAGAAACAAACGGCGAAAGAGGCCTCGAAAACCTTCTTGTATAGGAAATATTCTCCGTCCGCCACGATGCAAGCCCCCTTCGTGTCTACCAAGTATGAgtggagggaagagagagaaaggcATACGAGGCTATTCTCGTCGGATGCGGATAACTGCAGTGTTGATGCCGTGTAACACTTGAACAAACAAAAGACGTAGACATGcattacattacattacattgAGGCTGTATGATAGTGGTAGAGTCACCGAGGCACCAGCCTGATCTTGTCCATGCTACCGATCCTGCCGTGGGAACTATCACCGGTTTGTGCTTCGTACTTTTGGGGCCTGGGCCTAGAGACTTTGTTTTGTGATTTGTTGATCACAGGATGATTAGAGTGACAGCTACAGCTGCAGTTGCAACTGTTATAGGtccagagaagaaaagaggacAGGCTAACTATGTGAGATGCCTTCTCCTTAAGTATTTCTCTCCTCGCTCGTTTGacccttttctcttttctccctctcctcttcccggttttttttttcgaATTAGTCTATTTCCTTTCCGTTTCTGTCATTGTCGTCTATATCCCTTCTAGCTAGCTTCGAGTTGTCTCCTCTTAATTCAGCTGAAACCCCAGAGCATGTCCCATCAATAACACATCCATTCTCTCcccttccccttcccctTCCCCCTCCCCATCTCTTTCTCACTTCTTCAAATGTCCACCAAGACAAAAGGCTGCAGCGGCCATAGCTGGGGCTTCATTGCGCCTGATGTTCAGGATCCGCCACTATGCATCAGCTTGTGTAGGGAGAGGTTCCTCAAGGAGCTGGTGCCAGGGGATGAGACAATTGAGCGCGTGTGCGAGGTTCTTCAAGACAGGGACTGGATGGAAAAGGAGCAGCCGTTTCGGGCGCTTTACTGTTGCGATGCTCAGGCTTGTGGCGTGGATAATCTGGGCGAGGGTGGAAAAGATCGTATGTGATAATGGCTTTGGGTGGTTGAGATGCTAACAGGTCTAGCGAATGTGAATTGGCTCATTAATACTTGCCAAGAGTAAGCTGATCTCTACTGTATCTCTTGAGTGCTCATACTGACACATAAAAGTTATGGCTATCACTCTATACTAGATCCAGGCCCTCCACAACCATATCACATTTGTGATCCTGAATCTCTCAACGAGGACAAAGACTgccaaaaagcaaaaggaaCAGACAAATCACGAGATGCATCATCTCAAACGAAATTTGAGgcttcaacagcagagaGTACTCTACAAACAACGACAAACCCAACAACATTAGAAACAACTTCAGTTCCAATACAAAGCTCAATACCAGAAACCACATATTCCACCACAACAGACCCCTCAACACTCGCAACTTCCGACCCCTCAAGTAGCGACTCAAACAATGACAATAAAAGAATGCCCTTGGGCGTCAAAGTCACCATAGCTATCATCTCAGTCGTCGGtatcctcgccatcgccgCCCTCATATTCTGCCTTCTTCGACGACGTCGATCTCGCAAGACCGATATTCGAAGACTCATCAAacatccatcttcacctcCTCCCCGCGCAGACTCACCTACACCTTTGGTTTCGCCCACTATTTCTCATACAGATCCTGATGGTGTTCCGCTCACACCGCCTGCACGACTTCGTGAGCGAAGATTTCTAGCTGATGAGCCGAATGGGTTTCCTACGTCCCCGGTGTATTCACCAACAAGCAGTAAACTCTCGCCACGACATGAGAGGACACCGAGGATTTATAGTGCCAGCCAAGTTCCCATGATAGTCATGACGGCTCCGGATGGAGGAAAAGTCAGGGATGATGGATCGCTAAGTTTCAGTGATGGAATTATCACTCCTCCGCCCTCCGCTCTTATAGCACCTCTTGGCTATAACACTCAAACTTCTCCACCAAGACCCCCGAGATCTCGCGATGCTTCATTCAACATGCTCGCTAGTCCTGGGCCTCCACCCACGAGGGCACTTCCATCAACGCCTCCTTATCGCCCGTCTACTCCAACGTCGCCACCTGGAAAAGGAACGATGCCTCTCTAAGACTTGAGAGATACCCAAGCCCATATCATACCCGAAACTATGCCGAGTTTATAGAAGATGATTCTATGTTGGAGACTACAGATAATGGGATCACCAAGACAGACGTTGGATATCGTACACGAcgcatgtatgtatgcatgaTGACACAGAGCAGTGGCCAAGAGTTACACGATCTACAACATGTAATATCCTTAACAGGCACTTTCACTACAGTACTTTACTTTATTTCTTCCATGTAACATACTTACTTATCTATCTCATCCTCTAAATACCGATTTCCTTCAGTGACTTGACAAGATCCGTCACACTCTTCTCAATGCTGATCCAGTCAATCTTGAGCAACCTCTCCGTCTCCTGTGTATCAATCTTAAAGATCTGATCCTTGGGAGGAAGCTCTCCGCCCTTGACTTCAGGCCCAGGCAGTCTATCCTTAAACTCTGGAAAGTTCTTGGCAACAGCGTCGATGATCTCACGGTGCGAGAACCATCCAGCCATAGCAAAGAGTCGCTTTCCACCAGCGTTGGGTTCCTCGAGACCTCTGACGTGAGCACGAGCAGCATCTCGAACGTCGATCCATAACGGAACAGGTGTACAAGGAGGGATCTCGTCCTTCCAGCCACCCCTCAGAAGCTTTACAATCCTCTCGTTGGAAGTGTTGATGCTCTCAAGTGTAGCAAGATGCTTTGATACAGGTCCCAGGACCAGAGGCGGGCAAACAGTCACGATGTCGAAAGAGGGTTTCTTCTCAGCGACAAAGTCCCAAGCTGCACGCTCAGCAAGAGTCTTTGAGGCGCGGTAGGCAGTCATGAAAGAGTTGCTAATTTCGTCGATTGTGACTGGGTTCCAGGTCTTTTCTGAGAAGACGTGCGAACCGTCTGTGAAGTGTGCTTCGTCGAGAATTGAGGCGAAGGATGATGTTATGACAACTCGCTTCACGCCTGGGGCCGAGGCGTGGAGGGCCTTGAGAATACCTGTTGTGCCGATGACGGCTGGGTCGATAAGATCCTTCTTAGGGTCGGCTAGACATTGTCAGTCAGTAATTCAAGCATGGCCCAAGATGCACTGAGACTCACTGATATTATAGTGGAAAGGACTGGCAACATGAATAacagcatcaagaccaggTGTCTTTGCTACTTCATCAAAAGCATCAGGCTTAGCAATATCTGGCACAAGAACAATCTCTAGCTTTCCAGCCTTTGCTTTGTCCGGGAATGCATTGCGGATCTTTTGGGCCTTATCCTCTGAGCGGACGGTTGTCACGACGATGTAGTCCTTTTCAAGGAGTTGTTCCAAGGTGTGAGCTAACGTTTGTTGGGTGAGTGCTATCCTTCATCGTTCCCAAAAGCACAACATACCAGCAATGAAGCCTGAGCCACCTGTGCTATCATTAGTGATTGCCTCACCTTGAGGGTGTAATGAGAGCTTACCAGTGAGGAGAACCTTTGTCATGATGATAACCTTGCCAATTGAGCGTTATGCAGTTGTATAATCGAGTTTCTGCGCTTGCTGAGTGTGTACCAACAGGTAAAGAAGAATCTCAAGACGCAATATCTCGTCGTTTGGCGTTAATGGCCTCTTATACCTCGGATACACGTTGGGGGGTCTTTGATAAACTGGGCCCGCATTCGTCATTCGAAGTTGGGGGATTCGACGATTCACTTTCCCCTCCCCCACgttctcttgctcttttGTCATCTTCCGCTACCGGAGATTTTTACTTCAACTACAATCTCCATCAATATGCCCAAGATTGTATCTGACGACCCTAGCATATCAGATcatataatatatatatatgtatacACATATCTGGTCACTCACAAGAAGAAACTGAAGTACAATCACATATCTCATAACCATCCATAAAATACACATACAAAATAAATTATTACAATCGAGACAGATAAACGAGAGGGTAATTCCATGTAACGCTTAGTGTAGGCCTATACCAAAGATTCGCTGCATCAATCTCCTATTCCTAGTTGATAATGATGCTCGTCTCGGCTCCTGACTTCCTTCACATTGCCACTTTGCTCCAACGGATAAAAGTCCATATCAATATAGACATCAATCGCTAAGCATATGCCCAAGCCAGTTCGCCCCTCGCTAGGAAGTCCCATTCTCGTTCATGTCTCGCAAGGGTATGCCATCCAATTCCATACGCAATGCTCGCTGTAGAAATATGCGCTTGAGTTGGATCATCACCGCTTTTTCCCACGTGTCACACAATGCATGTGGCGTGAACTACCCATcgcatcctcttcaccttctctGACCCCAGTCTTGGCGTGGTTTTCACTACCAAATCTCGGGGCTCATCCTTCAGTGTTTGATGTGTCTGCTGCAGCTGGCGGTGCAGGTGTCTccggaggttgaggatgagccACGCCACCGAGGCCAGGAGGTGTCGGGGCTTGCTGAGGGATAGGCAATGTCATAGGTCCCTTAGGAGCGATGATACGCCCAGGAAGGCTTTCACCGCGAATCACCTTCTCCACCTCGGCCTTGTCCAAAGTCTCGTATTTAACGAGAGCCTTGGCTAACAAGTCGAGTTCGTTTCGCTTGTCCGTCAACAGTTTTCGTACATCCTCATATGATTTTCGTATTGTCCTTTGAACCTCGCCTTCAATTGCTGCCTTTGTTTCCGAACTGAGGTTCTCGTATCTTCGGCCATATTCAACAGGTCCCAAAACACTCGACATGCCAAAGAGTGTCaccatcatgaagctcaggTCGGTGGCTCTCTCGAGATCCTAAGAAAAATGAGTATATGTTCGTTATAGCTTCTCCTTTAGAACTTACCGATGAAACACCAGATGTCACCTTGTCGTCGCCGTATCTTAGCTCTTCGGCCATCTTTCCTCCAAGTGCGACGCGGATGTTTGACATATACTCAGCAGCGGTGTAGGAATACTTGTCCATTTGAGGAAGTTGGGCGGTATGACCCAGCGAGGGACCCTTGGGGAGAATTGTGACCTTGTACAGAGTGTTTGAGCTCTCCTTGTCGAAAAGCTGGACGAGCGCATGGCCAGCCTCGTGATAAGCagtcatctccttctctttctcagtGACAACCATTGACTTGCGTTCAGAACCCATGGTGACTCGGTCGTAGGCCCATTCCATATCTTGCTTCCGAACAACACTGGCCTTGGCCCGGCTGGCTCGGAGAGCGGCAACATTCAGCAtgttctcaagctcggcacCAGATCGACCGGGGCATCGAGCAGCAATAGCTTCGAGGTCAACATCAGGTCCaaccttgatcttcttggcgtGGTGCTTGAGAATAGCAATGCGGCCACGAACATCGGGCAGTTCAACATTCACATGGCGGTCAAATCGTCCGGGTCGGGTAAGGGCCTTGTCGAGCATTTTGGGCAAGTTGGTGGctccaatgatgatgattttgcTGTCCTGATCGAAGCCATCCAATTCGGTAAGCAACTGGTTCAGTGTCTGCTTGGCATGAGCTTGGTCGCGTGGGTTTCGCTTGCCTCCAATGGCATCAAGTTCGTCAATGAAAACAATAGCAGGGGACTTGCTCTTGGCCGCGGTGAAAAGGTCACGAACTCGCTTggcaccaacgccaacaaaGATCTCGTCGAACTCGCTACCAGACATGTAGAAAAAAGGGACACCAGCTTCGCCGGCAACAGCTCGAGCGAGAAGCGTCTTACCAGTACCAGGAGGACCAACCAGGAGGACACCCTTGGGCAGTTTAGCACCAAGATCGCTGAACTTCTCGGGATTCTTCAGAAACTCGACAACTTCTTGGAGttcctccttggcttcgtcgcAACCGTGAACATCGTTGAACCGAGTATTttgcttctcagccttgacctcaGAGTCTGCCTTGCTACTAGGTCCACCGCGACGGAATGTACTGAACGCCTCGATGGCAATAGTAACAAGGGCGAAACAGAGATAGGTGGTCACAATGAAAATAGCCAAAAACTTAACCCAGCGGAAGATAGTAGACCGAGTTGACTCCTGAACAATAACGTGGATGGGCTCACCCTTGTGGCCCATAGGATTACCACCATTGGCGGACCCAGCCACAGCAGCGTTGGCAATGCCTTGCTCATAAGTTGGCCATTGAGTTCCAGCAAAGTTTCCGTTCACAGCACCTTGCGCATTCGCAGCTTGGTTAGCGTTAACACCAAGCATCGTGAGGGCTCGCTGGTAAGCATCGTTGGTTGCAGCGTTGGAGGCAAAGCGTCCAGATTGATATCGTTCCACAAGAATAGCAGGCATGTTGGCGCGGAGAAGGAGCTGGTAGAAAGCGTTTTGCGCATTCGCATTACCGGGGTTTCGATTGGCGGATTCCTCCAAAGTTGCCAGTTGGTTACGGGAAATGCCATTGGAGCTGCCGAATGCTCTGCGCTGAACAGAAAATGCACCGAGAGTTGAGATACCacgagaagatgagagaataCCGGAAGAAGACTGCGAAAACGAGCGTAGGAAAGACGACTGGGTCGATACGCGGGGCTGAAATTGAGGGTGTCGCAAAATGGGGTTGGCCGCTCGGAGGCCAATGTGGCCCATATTGGAGATAGTTGTCTGAGCAGTCATCGGGGTCATGGGAGAGAATCGTGAGCGAGAGAGGGAACCAAAGTCagcttgttgaaggaatTCGGGGATTCGGAATTCGGTCACCTGTGATACAGATTAGTATGGTGGTTGAAAATGTCAAACAGTTGCGACATACTCGTTGAGCTTCCGTCACATTTGTCTGTTCCACGCCTTTCTTCGAAGGGACCGACCGACTGGTTGTGACTGAAGTCATATGCCGCCAGGGGGTCATGGCGATATTCGTAATCGAAGGCCATAACTCCGTTGTTGTCGCTGCCATGTTCTAGAGCCCCGTTAGTTACCGTCGGCGATAGCTTTCGCCTAAACTCCGCAACAACATACAGGCAGCATCATGGCATTATAAGCCATGCTTGGGAACTAGATGCACCAGAAGTGCTTTCGGGATGATGATTTTCGTACTGATGCTCAGAAAAAGGTTGGTTGTAAAGTGTCTTGACGACGTGCAAGTAGGTAGGCAGATGGTCTGCGCCTCCGCCACGTCTAACGGTTTCTCGGGAGGCAATCGTTTGCCGTGCACCGAGATTGCTTCTTGTTAAGTCTACTCAAAGAGACGAATGGATTGTCTACCGGGATGCACTCATAGTGAATCGCGCGCAGGCATCATCAGTATGTAATCGATGGGGGGAGTTCGGTTCGCTTGCCACTCTGGTCCGCTGTTCGGCATCACACGATGGGCCCTTTCCTATTTGAGAGGATGCTGAGTCATCCTCTCTCGGCTATCAGATCTTCCGTCTCCCGATCGCGGTCATGGCACAACCCTCTCGTCATTGGTTGTGAATAGGTGCTGTGTAAGTGGCAGTAATGCTTTGACTGCGAATTTGCAAAACAGCTTGTGTTCGGGACTTTGGTTGTTGTGATCAGTGAAAGCCTAGTGTATGTGTTAGGGGATAGATCTGGCAGGCTAGTGGAAGTAAGACATGTTGAGACGTCAATTCTAAGTGACAAAAACACTCGGAGAGACGTAGATCAACATAGGCGAGCCTCTTTGTGATAGGCCTTGCTACTCTATATCCTTCATCCAATATCTCAGGTAATGCTTTCTCACCAGGTAAAGGGTAGTTTCTAAGTTTCTTAGATCTCATGGAAGGATATCTATGTGGGTATATTAGATGTAAATAAGGAGCTTCGTTTACTTTCTCCATTTCTGTCATGCGTGGGTATTCTCATTTTCTCCTATCGCCCCTATCGCCCCCCAAAAGTCCCAATAAACCTTTCTTGC
This genomic interval from Fusarium verticillioides 7600 chromosome 1, whole genome shotgun sequence contains the following:
- a CDS encoding ATP-dependent metalloprotease, whose translation is MAYNAMMLPNMAATTTELWPSITNIAMTPWRHMTSVTTSRSVPSKKGVEQTNVTEAQRVTEFRIPEFLQQADFGSLSRSRFSPMTPMTAQTTISNMGHIGLRAANPILRHPQFQPRVSTQSSFLRSFSQSSSGILSSSRGISTLGAFSVQRRAFGSSNGISRNQLATLEESANRNPGNANAQNAFYQLLLRANMPAILVERYQSGRFASNAATNDAYQRALTMLGVNANQAANAQGAVNGNFAGTQWPTYEQGIANAAVAGSANGGNPMGHKGEPIHVIVQESTRSTIFRWVKFLAIFIVTTYLCFALVTIAIEAFSTFRRGGPSSKADSEVKAEKQNTRFNDVHGCDEAKEELQEVVEFLKNPEKFSDLGAKLPKGVLLVGPPGTGKTLLARAVAGEAGVPFFYMSGSEFDEIFVGVGAKRVRDLFTAAKSKSPAIVFIDELDAIGGKRNPRDQAHAKQTLNQLLTELDGFDQDSKIIIIGATNLPKMLDKALTRPGRFDRHVNVELPDVRGRIAILKHHAKKIKVGPDVDLEAIAARCPGRSGAELENMLNVAALRASRAKASVVRKQDMEWAYDRVTMGSERKSMVVTEKEKEMTAYHEAGHALVQLFDKESSNTLYKVTILPKGPSLGHTAQLPQMDKYSYTAAEYMSNIRVALGGKMAEELRYGDDKVTSGVSSDLERATDLSFMMVTLFGMSSVLGPVEYGRRYENLSSETKAAIEGEVQRTIRKSYEDVRKLLTDKRNELDLLAKALVKYETLDKAEVEKVIRGESLPGRIIAPKGPMTLPIPQQAPTPPGLGGVAHPQPPETPAPPAAADTSNTEG
- a CDS encoding dihydroflavonol-4-reductase, which produces MTKVLLTGGSGFIAAHTLEQLLEKDYIVVTTVRSEDKAQKIRNAFPDKAKAGKLEIVLVPDIAKPDAFDEVAKTPGLDAVIHVASPFHYNITDPKKDLIDPAVIGTTGILKALHASAPGVKRVVITSSFASILDEAHFTDGSHVFSEKTWNPVTIDEISNSFMTAYRASKTLAERAAWDFVAEKKPSFDIVTVCPPLVLGPVSKHLATLESINTSNERIVKLLRGGWKDEIPPCTPVPLWIDVRDAARAHVRGLEEPNAGGKRLFAMAGWFSHREIIDAVAKNFPEFKDRLPGPEVKGGELPPKDQIFKIDTQETERLLKIDWISIEKSVTDLVKSLKEIGI